A window of the Saccharomyces eubayanus strain FM1318 chromosome II, whole genome shotgun sequence genome harbors these coding sequences:
- a CDS encoding nucleobase cation symporter-1 family protein: MPLSDSEFDTASMTIKNGIVSAEDDKQTTKEFEVEEELKTSSKSVASIIEKKETDSENDTTVIQDGEKASWFQKTIEFLEVKQVSTDPAAHKVEKPIKTLKDLRKSLLSTYLYNTDLRPVEAKRRTWTWKQYIFFWISGSFNVNTWQISATGLQLGLTWWQTWICIWAGYTFVAFFLILGSKVGNNYHISFPISSRVSFGIYFSIWIVINRVVMACVWNSTLAYIGSQCVQLMLKAIFGTDLNTRIKDTIKSPNLTNFEFMCFMVFWVVCLPFLWFPPDKLRHIFALKSAITPFAAFGFLIWTLCKSKGHLALGSLNDNGGAISKSVLAWSVIRSIMSALDNFSTLILNAPDFTRFGKTYKSSIYSQLVALPVCFAVISLIGILSVSAAYTLYGVNYWSPLEILNRYLDNYTSGNRAGVFLISFIFAFDQLGANLSGNSIPAGTDMTALLPKFINIRRGSYICALISLAICPWDLLSSSSKFTTALAAYAVFLSAIAGVISADYFIVRKGYVNIFHCYTNKPDSYYMYNKYGTNWRAVVAYLIGIAPNFAGFLGSVGISVPIGAMRVYYLNYFVGYLVAALSYCILVHFYPISGVPGNAKLTDRKWLEEWVEVEEFESEREVFEEYGSVSTGYEKIRYV, from the coding sequence ATGCCGCTGTCAGATTCTGAATTTGATACCGCATCaatgacaataaaaaaCGGCATTGTGAGCGCCGAGGACGACAAGCAAACAACCAAGGAATTCGAAGTTGAGGAAGAACTCAAGACTTCTTCCAAGTCCGTCGCCAGCATCAtcgaaaagaaggaaaccGATTCAGAAAATGATACAACCGTTATCCAGGACGGCGAAAAGGCCTCCTGGTTCCAAAAAACCATCGAGTTTTTGGAAGTTAAACAAGTTTCCACCGATCCTGCTGCACACAAGGTGGAAAAACCTATCAAGACATTAAAGGATTTGCGCAAATCCTTACTATCCACATATCTATACAACACAGACTTGAGGCCCGTGGAGGCCAAGAGAAGAACATGGACTTGGAAACAgtacattttcttttggatttCCGGGTCCTTCAATGTTAACACATGGCAAATCTCAGCCACCGGTCTTCAACTAGGGTTGACCTGGTGGCAGACTTGGATATGTATTTGGGCAGGGTACACGTTTGTtgcatttttcttgattctgGGATCTAAAGTCGGGAACAACTACCACATTTCTTTCCCCATCTCATCAAGAGTGTCCTTTGGTATTTACTTCTCCATCTGGATCGTCATCAACCGTGTCGTGATGGCGTGTGTCTGGAACTCCACGCTGGCTTATATCGGGAGTCAGTGTGTCCAATTGATGCTGAAGGCCATCTTCGGTACCGATTTAAACACCAGAATAAAAGACACCATAAAAAGCCCTAACCTGACGAACTTCGAGTTCATGTGTTTCATGGTCTTTTGGGTCGTATGTCTGCCATTCTTATGGTTTCCGCCTGATAAATTGCGTCACATTTTTGCACTCAAATCCGCAATTACCCCGTTCGCGGCATTTGGATTTCTAATTTGGACCCTCTGTAAGTCTAAAGGTCATTTGGCCTTGGGTTCATTAAACGACAACGGTGGTGCCATCAGTAAGTCCGTCTTAGCATGGTCTGTAATCAGATCCATCATGAGTGCCCTAGATAATTTTTCCACTCTGATTTTGAACGCTCCTGACTTCACCAGATTTGGTAAGACTTACAAATCATCTATTTACTCACAATTAGTCGCCCTACCCGTCTGTTTTGCCGTCATTTCCTTGATCGGTATCCTATCTGTCTCGGCAGCTTACACGTTATACGGGGTGAACTATTGGAGTCCTTTAGAAATTCTAAACAGATACTTAGACAACTACACCTCTGGGAACAGAGCCGGTGTTTTCCTCATCTCGTTCATTTTTGCATTTGATCAATTGGGTGCTAACTTGTCTGGTAACTCCATTCCTGCAGGTACCGATATGACCGCGCTGTTGCCCAAGTTCATCAACATTAGACGTGGTTCGTATATTTGTGCCTTAATATCGTTGGCCATTTGCCCCTGGGatttattatcatcatcatcgaaGTTTACCACGGCGCTAGCAGCATACGCAGTTTTCCTAAGTGCCATCGCAGGTGTCATTTCTGCTGATTACTTCATAGTCAGAAAAGGCTACGTCAACATTTTCCACTGTTACACCAACAAGCCGGACTCCTACTACATGTATAATAAATACGGCACTAACTGGAGAGCAGTGGTAGCATACCTTATTGGTATTGCTCCTAATTTTGCCGGATTCTTGGGTTCAGTGGGCATTTCCGTACCTATTGGCGCTATGAGAGTGTACTACCTAAACTATTTCGTCGGATACCTTGTTGCAGCATTGAGTTACTGTATTTTAGTGCATTTCTACCCAATTAGTGGTGTTCCAGGGAACGCGAAGTTGACC
- the MIN6 gene encoding Min6p, translating into MGFFYDNPVIEFFHRITRKPSTIAMWVFASVICSSTFYLMFMSSPTIDFNPKSEGDKDK; encoded by the coding sequence ATGGGATTCTTCTATGATAATCCAGTGATCGAGTTTTTTCACAGAATAACAAGAAAGCCAAGTACTATTGCAATGTGGGTATTTGCCAGTGTGATTTGTTCGAGTACATTTTATTTAATGTTTATGTCATCGCCTACAATTGATTTCAACCCAAAATCTGAGGGAGATAAGGACAAGTAA
- the PRE7 gene encoding proteasome core particle subunit beta 6, with protein sequence MTTIASEYSSEVSNTPVEHQFNPYGDNGGTILGIAGEDFAVLAGDTRNITDYSINSRYEPKVFDCGDKIVMSANGFAADGDALVKRFKNSVKWYHFDHNDKKLSINSAARNIQHLLYGKRFFPYYVHTIIAGLDENGKGAVYSFDPVGSYEREQCRAGGAAASLIMPFLDNQVNFKNQYEPGTDGRVKKPLKYLSVEEVIKLVRDSFTSATERHIQVGDGLEILIVTKDGVRKEFYELKRD encoded by the coding sequence atgaCCACTATAGCGTCGGAATACTCTTCAGAGGTGTCGAACACCCCCGTTGAACATCAATTCAACCCCTACGGTGATAATGGTGGTACCATTCTAGGTATTGCAGGCGAAGATTTCGCGGTGTTGGCGGGTGATACAAGAAACATCACTGATTACTCGATTAACTCTCGTTATGAGCCCAAGGTCTTTGACTGTGGTGACAAAATAGTGATGTCGGCCAACGGGTTTGCCGCTGACGGTGACGCCTTGGTGAAAAGATTCAAGAATAGTGTGAAATGGTACCATTTCGACCACAACGATAAAAAGCTATCCATAAACTCAGCTGCCAGGAATATCCAACATCTTCTATACGGGAAAAGGTTCTTCCCCTACTACGTTCACACCATTATTGCTGGTCTTGACGAAAACGGTAAAGGTGCCGTGTACTCGTTCGACCCAGTCGGCTCCTACGAGAGAGAACAGTGCAGGGCTGGTGGCGCTGCAGCTTCTTTGATCATGCCTTTTTTGGACAACCAagtcaatttcaaaaaccaGTATGAGCCAGGTACCGACGGTAGAGTCAAGAAGCCTTTGAAGTACCTGTCCGTGGAAGAAGTTATCAAATTGGTGAGAGACTCATTCACATCTGCTACAGAAAGACATATTCAGGTTGGTGACGGGCTGGAAATCCTCATCGTCACCAAGGATGGTGTAAGGAAAGAATTTTATGAACTGAAAAGAGATTAA
- the ERD2 gene encoding Erd2p has translation MVFITRYLDLLTFHWVSLYNAFMKIFFIVSTIYIVVLLQGSKRANTIAYNEMIMRDTFKIQHLLIGSSVMSLFFHHKFTFLELAWSFSVWLESVAILPQLYMLSKGGNTKSLTIHYIFAMGLYRALYIPNWIWRYSTEGKLDKIALFAGLLQTLLYSDFFYIYYTKVMKGKGFKLPKX, from the coding sequence ATGGTTTTCATAACACGTTACTTGGATCTTTTAACGTTCCATTGGGTATCCCTATACAACGCTTTCATGAAGatattcttcatcgttTCTACCATCTACATTGTGGTCCTACTACAAGGGTCTAAAAGGGCTAACACTATCGCGTACAACGAAATGATTATGAGAGATACATTCAAGATTCAGCATTTGCTTATTGGAAGCAGTGTAATgagtctttttttccatcaCAAGTTcacatttcttgaattggCATGGAGTTTCTCCGTGTGGTTGGAGAGTGTGGCCATTCTGCCTCAATTGTACATGTTGTCCAAAGGTGGGAATACCAAAAGTTTGACCAttcattatatttttgCAATGGGGCTATACAGAGCACTGTATATTCCCAACTGGATTTGGAGATACAGTACCGAAGGAAAGTTAGACAAGATTGCTCTCTTCGCGGGGCTTTTGCAAACTCTGCTGTACTCTGATTTCTTTTACATTTATTACACTAAAGTCATGAAGGGCAAAGGTTTCAAATTGCCAAAAWAAtaa